Proteins from a genomic interval of Neodiprion lecontei isolate iyNeoLeco1 chromosome 2, iyNeoLeco1.1, whole genome shotgun sequence:
- the LOC107224814 gene encoding serine/threonine-protein kinase tricornered isoform X6 codes for MAATESTIRFSGHTLDKATKAKVTLENYYSNLIAQHIERKQRLAKLEESLKDEGLSEQQKQEKRLQHAQKETEFLRLKRSRLGVEDFEPLKVIGRGAFGEVRLVQKKDTGHVYAMKILRKADMLEKEQVAHVRAERDILVEADHQWVVKMYYSFQDPINLYLIMEFLPGGDMMTLLMKKDTLSEECTQFYISETALAIDSIHKLGFIHRDIKPDNLLLDARGHIKLSDFGLCTGLKKSHRTDFYRDLSQAKPSDFMTSCGCGSGGAMDSKRRAESWKRNRRALAYSTVGTPDYIAPEVFLQNGYGPACDCWSLGVIMYEMLIGYPPFCSENPQETYRKVMNWRETLIFPPEVPISEEAKDTIVRFCCEADRRLGSQRGIEELKLAPFFRGVDWEHIRERPAAIPVEVRSIDDTSNFDEFPDVKLEIPSAPLPQDGEVIYKDWVFINYTFKRFEGLTQRGTPTKK; via the exons ATGGCGGCCACTGAAAGCACGATCAGATTCAGCGGTCATACCCTGGACAAAGCCACGAAAGCCAag GTGACGCTAGAGAATTACTACAGTAATTTAATCGCTCAACACATCGAGCGTAAGCAAAGGCTCGCGAAGTTGGAGGAGTCGTTGAAAGACGAGGGTCTATCCGAGCAGCAAAAGCAGGAAAAGAGGCTGCAACATGCCCAGAAAGAAACTGAATTTCTACGTCTGAAACGCTCGCGGTTGGGCGTCGAGGATTTTGAACCGCTCAAAGTAATCGGGAGAGGAGCTTTCGGAGAG GTAAGATTGGTCCAGAAGAAGGACACTGGTCATGTTTATGCTATGAAGATACTGAGGAAAGCAGACATGCTTGAAAAGGAACAAGTTGCACACGTCAGAGCAGAGCGAGACATCCTTGTCGAGGCTGATCATCAATGGGTTGTTAAGATGTACTACAGTTTTCAAGACCCTATTAATCTCTATTTGATTATGGAGTTTTTACCTGGTG gTGACATGATGACCCTACTGATGAAGAAAGACACACTTTCTGAGGAATGCACGCAATTTTATATATCCGAAACCGCATTAGCTATAGATTCTATACACAAACTGGGTTTTATTCATCG AGATATCAAACCGGACAACCTTCTGCTTGATGCGCGGGGTCACATCAAACTGTCAGACTTTGGTTTGTGTACCGGACTTAAGAAGTCGCACCGAACTGACTTTTACCGGGATCTCAGTCAGGCGAAACCCTCAGATTTCA TGACGTCGTGTGGATGCGGAAGTGGAGGAGCAATGGACAGTAAGAGAAGAGCCGAGAGTTGGAAAAGAAATCGAAGAGCTCTAGCCTACAGTACAGTCGGTACACCAGATTACATAGCCCCTGAAGTTTTTCTGCAAAACGGTTACGGTCCGGCATGCGATTGCTGGTCACTAGGCGTTATTATGTATGAAATGTTAATAG GTTATCCTCCGTTCTGTAGTGAAAATCCTCAAGAAACTTACAGGAAGGTAATGAATTGGCGCGAAACGTTGATATTCCCTCCTGAAGTACCAATTAGCGAGGAGGCCAAGGACACTATTGTTAGATTCTGCTGTGAAGCAGATAGAAGATTGG GCTCTCAAAGAGGCATAGAAGAATTAAAGCTTGCGCCATTTTTCCGAGGAGTTGACTGGGAACACATACGAGAAAGACCAGCAGCAATCCCAGTAGAAGTGAGGTCGATCGATGATACATCCAACTTTGACGAATTCCCTGACGTCAAGCTTGAAATAC CGTCAGCACCGCTGCCGCAAGATGGGGAGGTGATATACAAGGACTGGGTATTTATCAATTACACTTTCAAACGATTCGAGGGTCTGACTCAGAGAGGTACCCCGACCAAGAAATAG
- the LOC107224814 gene encoding serine/threonine-protein kinase tricornered isoform X3, whose product MCEEATDVESFHQPKQTAGLTTTMGVAEDDAPTPPSATSHPNPNSNQEGVLEMAATESTIRFSGHTLDKATKAKVTLENYYSNLIAQHIERKQRLAKLEESLKDEGLSEQQKQEKRLQHAQKETEFLRLKRSRLGVEDFEPLKVIGRGAFGEVRLVQKKDTGHVYAMKILRKADMLEKEQVAHVRAERDILVEADHQWVVKMYYSFQDPINLYLIMEFLPGGDMMTLLMKKDTLSEECTQFYISETALAIDSIHKLGFIHRDIKPDNLLLDARGHIKLSDFGLCTGLKKSHRTDFYRDLSQAKPSDFMTSCGCGSGGAMDSKRRAESWKRNRRALAYSTVGTPDYIAPEVFLQNGYGPACDCWSLGVIMYEMLIGYPPFCSENPQETYRKVMNWRETLIFPPEVPISEEAKDTIVRFCCEADRRLGSQRGIEELKLAPFFRGVDWEHIRERPAAIPVEVRSIDDTSNFDEFPDVKLEIPSAPLPQDGEVIYKDWVFINYTFKRFEGLTQRGTPTKK is encoded by the exons GTGTGCTGGAGATGGCGGCCACTGAAAGCACGATCAGATTCAGCGGTCATACCCTGGACAAAGCCACGAAAGCCAag GTGACGCTAGAGAATTACTACAGTAATTTAATCGCTCAACACATCGAGCGTAAGCAAAGGCTCGCGAAGTTGGAGGAGTCGTTGAAAGACGAGGGTCTATCCGAGCAGCAAAAGCAGGAAAAGAGGCTGCAACATGCCCAGAAAGAAACTGAATTTCTACGTCTGAAACGCTCGCGGTTGGGCGTCGAGGATTTTGAACCGCTCAAAGTAATCGGGAGAGGAGCTTTCGGAGAG GTAAGATTGGTCCAGAAGAAGGACACTGGTCATGTTTATGCTATGAAGATACTGAGGAAAGCAGACATGCTTGAAAAGGAACAAGTTGCACACGTCAGAGCAGAGCGAGACATCCTTGTCGAGGCTGATCATCAATGGGTTGTTAAGATGTACTACAGTTTTCAAGACCCTATTAATCTCTATTTGATTATGGAGTTTTTACCTGGTG gTGACATGATGACCCTACTGATGAAGAAAGACACACTTTCTGAGGAATGCACGCAATTTTATATATCCGAAACCGCATTAGCTATAGATTCTATACACAAACTGGGTTTTATTCATCG AGATATCAAACCGGACAACCTTCTGCTTGATGCGCGGGGTCACATCAAACTGTCAGACTTTGGTTTGTGTACCGGACTTAAGAAGTCGCACCGAACTGACTTTTACCGGGATCTCAGTCAGGCGAAACCCTCAGATTTCA TGACGTCGTGTGGATGCGGAAGTGGAGGAGCAATGGACAGTAAGAGAAGAGCCGAGAGTTGGAAAAGAAATCGAAGAGCTCTAGCCTACAGTACAGTCGGTACACCAGATTACATAGCCCCTGAAGTTTTTCTGCAAAACGGTTACGGTCCGGCATGCGATTGCTGGTCACTAGGCGTTATTATGTATGAAATGTTAATAG GTTATCCTCCGTTCTGTAGTGAAAATCCTCAAGAAACTTACAGGAAGGTAATGAATTGGCGCGAAACGTTGATATTCCCTCCTGAAGTACCAATTAGCGAGGAGGCCAAGGACACTATTGTTAGATTCTGCTGTGAAGCAGATAGAAGATTGG GCTCTCAAAGAGGCATAGAAGAATTAAAGCTTGCGCCATTTTTCCGAGGAGTTGACTGGGAACACATACGAGAAAGACCAGCAGCAATCCCAGTAGAAGTGAGGTCGATCGATGATACATCCAACTTTGACGAATTCCCTGACGTCAAGCTTGAAATAC CGTCAGCACCGCTGCCGCAAGATGGGGAGGTGATATACAAGGACTGGGTATTTATCAATTACACTTTCAAACGATTCGAGGGTCTGACTCAGAGAGGTACCCCGACCAAGAAATAG
- the LOC107224814 gene encoding serine/threonine-protein kinase tricornered isoform X5, which translates to MRERVLEMAATESTIRFSGHTLDKATKAKVTLENYYSNLIAQHIERKQRLAKLEESLKDEGLSEQQKQEKRLQHAQKETEFLRLKRSRLGVEDFEPLKVIGRGAFGEVRLVQKKDTGHVYAMKILRKADMLEKEQVAHVRAERDILVEADHQWVVKMYYSFQDPINLYLIMEFLPGGDMMTLLMKKDTLSEECTQFYISETALAIDSIHKLGFIHRDIKPDNLLLDARGHIKLSDFGLCTGLKKSHRTDFYRDLSQAKPSDFMTSCGCGSGGAMDSKRRAESWKRNRRALAYSTVGTPDYIAPEVFLQNGYGPACDCWSLGVIMYEMLIGYPPFCSENPQETYRKVMNWRETLIFPPEVPISEEAKDTIVRFCCEADRRLGSQRGIEELKLAPFFRGVDWEHIRERPAAIPVEVRSIDDTSNFDEFPDVKLEIPSAPLPQDGEVIYKDWVFINYTFKRFEGLTQRGTPTKK; encoded by the exons ATGCGGGAAC GTGTGCTGGAGATGGCGGCCACTGAAAGCACGATCAGATTCAGCGGTCATACCCTGGACAAAGCCACGAAAGCCAag GTGACGCTAGAGAATTACTACAGTAATTTAATCGCTCAACACATCGAGCGTAAGCAAAGGCTCGCGAAGTTGGAGGAGTCGTTGAAAGACGAGGGTCTATCCGAGCAGCAAAAGCAGGAAAAGAGGCTGCAACATGCCCAGAAAGAAACTGAATTTCTACGTCTGAAACGCTCGCGGTTGGGCGTCGAGGATTTTGAACCGCTCAAAGTAATCGGGAGAGGAGCTTTCGGAGAG GTAAGATTGGTCCAGAAGAAGGACACTGGTCATGTTTATGCTATGAAGATACTGAGGAAAGCAGACATGCTTGAAAAGGAACAAGTTGCACACGTCAGAGCAGAGCGAGACATCCTTGTCGAGGCTGATCATCAATGGGTTGTTAAGATGTACTACAGTTTTCAAGACCCTATTAATCTCTATTTGATTATGGAGTTTTTACCTGGTG gTGACATGATGACCCTACTGATGAAGAAAGACACACTTTCTGAGGAATGCACGCAATTTTATATATCCGAAACCGCATTAGCTATAGATTCTATACACAAACTGGGTTTTATTCATCG AGATATCAAACCGGACAACCTTCTGCTTGATGCGCGGGGTCACATCAAACTGTCAGACTTTGGTTTGTGTACCGGACTTAAGAAGTCGCACCGAACTGACTTTTACCGGGATCTCAGTCAGGCGAAACCCTCAGATTTCA TGACGTCGTGTGGATGCGGAAGTGGAGGAGCAATGGACAGTAAGAGAAGAGCCGAGAGTTGGAAAAGAAATCGAAGAGCTCTAGCCTACAGTACAGTCGGTACACCAGATTACATAGCCCCTGAAGTTTTTCTGCAAAACGGTTACGGTCCGGCATGCGATTGCTGGTCACTAGGCGTTATTATGTATGAAATGTTAATAG GTTATCCTCCGTTCTGTAGTGAAAATCCTCAAGAAACTTACAGGAAGGTAATGAATTGGCGCGAAACGTTGATATTCCCTCCTGAAGTACCAATTAGCGAGGAGGCCAAGGACACTATTGTTAGATTCTGCTGTGAAGCAGATAGAAGATTGG GCTCTCAAAGAGGCATAGAAGAATTAAAGCTTGCGCCATTTTTCCGAGGAGTTGACTGGGAACACATACGAGAAAGACCAGCAGCAATCCCAGTAGAAGTGAGGTCGATCGATGATACATCCAACTTTGACGAATTCCCTGACGTCAAGCTTGAAATAC CGTCAGCACCGCTGCCGCAAGATGGGGAGGTGATATACAAGGACTGGGTATTTATCAATTACACTTTCAAACGATTCGAGGGTCTGACTCAGAGAGGTACCCCGACCAAGAAATAG
- the LOC107224814 gene encoding serine/threonine-protein kinase tricornered isoform X4 produces the protein MYNPELLKTVWTKIGQMCGYMMCAKSYLSGVLEMAATESTIRFSGHTLDKATKAKVTLENYYSNLIAQHIERKQRLAKLEESLKDEGLSEQQKQEKRLQHAQKETEFLRLKRSRLGVEDFEPLKVIGRGAFGEVRLVQKKDTGHVYAMKILRKADMLEKEQVAHVRAERDILVEADHQWVVKMYYSFQDPINLYLIMEFLPGGDMMTLLMKKDTLSEECTQFYISETALAIDSIHKLGFIHRDIKPDNLLLDARGHIKLSDFGLCTGLKKSHRTDFYRDLSQAKPSDFMTSCGCGSGGAMDSKRRAESWKRNRRALAYSTVGTPDYIAPEVFLQNGYGPACDCWSLGVIMYEMLIGYPPFCSENPQETYRKVMNWRETLIFPPEVPISEEAKDTIVRFCCEADRRLGSQRGIEELKLAPFFRGVDWEHIRERPAAIPVEVRSIDDTSNFDEFPDVKLEIPSAPLPQDGEVIYKDWVFINYTFKRFEGLTQRGTPTKK, from the exons GTGTGCTGGAGATGGCGGCCACTGAAAGCACGATCAGATTCAGCGGTCATACCCTGGACAAAGCCACGAAAGCCAag GTGACGCTAGAGAATTACTACAGTAATTTAATCGCTCAACACATCGAGCGTAAGCAAAGGCTCGCGAAGTTGGAGGAGTCGTTGAAAGACGAGGGTCTATCCGAGCAGCAAAAGCAGGAAAAGAGGCTGCAACATGCCCAGAAAGAAACTGAATTTCTACGTCTGAAACGCTCGCGGTTGGGCGTCGAGGATTTTGAACCGCTCAAAGTAATCGGGAGAGGAGCTTTCGGAGAG GTAAGATTGGTCCAGAAGAAGGACACTGGTCATGTTTATGCTATGAAGATACTGAGGAAAGCAGACATGCTTGAAAAGGAACAAGTTGCACACGTCAGAGCAGAGCGAGACATCCTTGTCGAGGCTGATCATCAATGGGTTGTTAAGATGTACTACAGTTTTCAAGACCCTATTAATCTCTATTTGATTATGGAGTTTTTACCTGGTG gTGACATGATGACCCTACTGATGAAGAAAGACACACTTTCTGAGGAATGCACGCAATTTTATATATCCGAAACCGCATTAGCTATAGATTCTATACACAAACTGGGTTTTATTCATCG AGATATCAAACCGGACAACCTTCTGCTTGATGCGCGGGGTCACATCAAACTGTCAGACTTTGGTTTGTGTACCGGACTTAAGAAGTCGCACCGAACTGACTTTTACCGGGATCTCAGTCAGGCGAAACCCTCAGATTTCA TGACGTCGTGTGGATGCGGAAGTGGAGGAGCAATGGACAGTAAGAGAAGAGCCGAGAGTTGGAAAAGAAATCGAAGAGCTCTAGCCTACAGTACAGTCGGTACACCAGATTACATAGCCCCTGAAGTTTTTCTGCAAAACGGTTACGGTCCGGCATGCGATTGCTGGTCACTAGGCGTTATTATGTATGAAATGTTAATAG GTTATCCTCCGTTCTGTAGTGAAAATCCTCAAGAAACTTACAGGAAGGTAATGAATTGGCGCGAAACGTTGATATTCCCTCCTGAAGTACCAATTAGCGAGGAGGCCAAGGACACTATTGTTAGATTCTGCTGTGAAGCAGATAGAAGATTGG GCTCTCAAAGAGGCATAGAAGAATTAAAGCTTGCGCCATTTTTCCGAGGAGTTGACTGGGAACACATACGAGAAAGACCAGCAGCAATCCCAGTAGAAGTGAGGTCGATCGATGATACATCCAACTTTGACGAATTCCCTGACGTCAAGCTTGAAATAC CGTCAGCACCGCTGCCGCAAGATGGGGAGGTGATATACAAGGACTGGGTATTTATCAATTACACTTTCAAACGATTCGAGGGTCTGACTCAGAGAGGTACCCCGACCAAGAAATAG